A window of Euwallacea similis isolate ESF13 chromosome 10, ESF131.1, whole genome shotgun sequence contains these coding sequences:
- the LOC136411347 gene encoding uncharacterized protein produces the protein MKMTILHSCCCWNSVRKGSIACGVYTGIYYTLTAAQSSFLLHEEINYLRNASNSSLIDHDITSETTAVLAALIFAFSSCGIITSLILFIGISKDIKYLLIPWIFNMTFFTISDIIYVTHELIVNALKWNPIVAIFVTMDFFLNTLNIYTLLCVVSQYQEYQAGRGRAIDDEIMRVPNIQYSTTQPTATSYLSSHNRKPTLYFEKATPTHSPTGFGANGIEVTPALANRGPRKSVKFGDSSELAMLPQAPWMEHKSSPSKGADTAPLIDAGIEGGGTLNA, from the exons ATCTATTACACGCTCACCGCTGCCCAGTCCTCCTTCCTCTTGCACGAGGAAATCAACTACTTGAGAAACGCTTCAAACAGCTCTCTGATTGACCACGATATCACCAGCGAAA CTACCGCAGTTCTCGCAGCCCTAATCTTCGCCTTTTCGTCCTGCGGCATCATCACCTCACTAATACTGTTTATTGGAATATCGAAG GACATCAAGTATCTACTAATCCCCTGGATTTTCAATATGACTTTCTTCACTATCAGCGATATCATTTACGTCACCCACGAACTGATCGTGAACGCA CTCAAATGGAATCCCATCGTTGCCATCTTCGTCACCatggattttttccttaatacGCTTAAT ATTTACACTCTGCTGTGCGTAGTGTCCCAGTATCAAGAATACCAAGCGGGCAGGGGCAGGGCCATCGACGACGAAATCATGCGAGTACCGAATATCCAATACAGCACCACTCAACCGACGGCCACTAGCTATCTGAGCTCGCACAATCGCAAGCCCACCCTCTATTTCGAAAAGGCCACGCCCACGCACTCGCCCACCGGCTTCGGAGCCAATGGGATAGAAGTGACACCTGCCTTGGCCAATAGGGGGCCGCGAAAGTCGGTCAAGTTCGGAGACAGCTCGGAGCTCGCCATGCTGCCCCAGGCCCCCTGGATGGAGCACAAATCAAGCCCGAGCAAAGGGGCGGATACTGCGCCCCTAATCGACGCCGGAATTGAGGGCGGGGGGACTTTGAATGCATGA
- the LOC136411357 gene encoding transmembrane protein 208 isoform X2, with protein sequence MAKGKQATKGAKTIVEENQATLSFYRNMAMISNALSLAILVFYSSTINILLYIFSTAVYIAAHQFMAYMAQAKYSENGQLLDSGNDLNMEGGIAENVKDIIILTAGCQLLSAFLSNYFWLLWLLAPLRFGWIAWKNILSPYFFQAAPQNLEVNEKKQKKMERKQKRMSNMR encoded by the exons ATGGCA AAAGGAAAGCAGGCCACCAAGGGGGCTAAAACTATAGTCGAAGAAAATCAGGCCACCCTAAGTTTTTATCGAAACATGGCTATGATTTCTAATGCTCTCTCACTTGCCATTCTGGTGTTTTATAGCTCTACCATAAATATT CTTCTCTACATATTTTCAACTGCAGTATACATTGCTGCTCACCAATTCATGGCTTACATGGCTCAGGCAAAGTACTCAGAAAATGGACAATTACTAGACAGTGGTAACGACCTGAACATGGAAGGAGGCATTGCTGA GAACGTCAAGGATATAATAATCCTCACCGCAGGCTGTCAATTGCTTTCTGCCTTCCTCTCCAACTACTTTTGGCTACTGTGGCTGTTAGCTCCACTGCGGTTTGGTTGGATAGCCTGGAAGAACATTTTGTCTCCGTATTTCTTCCAAGCGGCCCCCCAGAACCTGGAGGTAAACGAGAAGAAACAGAAGAAAATGGAGCGGAAGCAGAAGAGGATGTCCAATATGAGATAA
- the LOC136411357 gene encoding transmembrane protein 208 isoform X1 produces MAPPQKGKQATKGAKTIVEENQATLSFYRNMAMISNALSLAILVFYSSTINILLYIFSTAVYIAAHQFMAYMAQAKYSENGQLLDSGNDLNMEGGIAENVKDIIILTAGCQLLSAFLSNYFWLLWLLAPLRFGWIAWKNILSPYFFQAAPQNLEVNEKKQKKMERKQKRMSNMR; encoded by the exons ATGGCA CCTCCACAGAAAGGAAAGCAGGCCACCAAGGGGGCTAAAACTATAGTCGAAGAAAATCAGGCCACCCTAAGTTTTTATCGAAACATGGCTATGATTTCTAATGCTCTCTCACTTGCCATTCTGGTGTTTTATAGCTCTACCATAAATATT CTTCTCTACATATTTTCAACTGCAGTATACATTGCTGCTCACCAATTCATGGCTTACATGGCTCAGGCAAAGTACTCAGAAAATGGACAATTACTAGACAGTGGTAACGACCTGAACATGGAAGGAGGCATTGCTGA GAACGTCAAGGATATAATAATCCTCACCGCAGGCTGTCAATTGCTTTCTGCCTTCCTCTCCAACTACTTTTGGCTACTGTGGCTGTTAGCTCCACTGCGGTTTGGTTGGATAGCCTGGAAGAACATTTTGTCTCCGTATTTCTTCCAAGCGGCCCCCCAGAACCTGGAGGTAAACGAGAAGAAACAGAAGAAAATGGAGCGGAAGCAGAAGAGGATGTCCAATATGAGATAA
- the LOC136411361 gene encoding uncharacterized protein, with product MIEKKGRSFAPTTVYIHDQKLPYPYYFPPSHAPPHCEIIATDSHGHMWMPPYFLPLVVLGSMLLSAVITLGLLMLLDRVQTTPVVRAREMRAHSRLESTQEMFAKAIEVYNQLNGS from the exons ATGATAGAAAAG AAAGGACGTTCTTTTGCCCCAACTACCGTGTACATCCATGACCAAAAACTGCCCTATCCCTACTACTTCCCTCCGTCGCACGCACCCCCCCATTGCGAAATTATCGCAACGGACAGCCATGGACACATGTGGATGCCTCCTTACTTTCTTCCTTTGGTGGTGTTGG GATCGATGTTACTGTCCGCGGTTATAACTTTAGGATTGCTGATGTTGCTGGACAGGGTTCAAACAACGCCGGTGGTAAGGGCACGAGAAATGCGCGCGCATTCTCGTCTTGAGTCCACCCAAGAGATGTTTGCCAAAGCCATTGAAGTGTACAATCAATTAAATGGCAGTTAG
- the LOC136411318 gene encoding kinesin-like protein KIF18A, with translation MLSHKLNRTPNMVKSKNEPLTSRRKVSMVKNGVVNRISKALTRPLSNKSVPAYNIKVIVRVRPPNNKELQENYHNVVKVIDNQTLIFDPKQSDDPFFYHGVEQKRRDLLKKANKDITFNFDRIFSNISTNMEVFMNSTKSLIETLMEGCNCSVFAYGATGAGKTFTMIGNSEHPGITYLTMKELFDRKEELSAERDFKLMATYIEVYNELVKDLLNAGASLNLREDAKYGVMIQGVKGHNIHNPDQLFELLEQGNKRRTQHPTDSNEESSRSHAVFQVYIQMTSKATKEVSRAKLSMIDLAGSERGSATGFAGARFKEGANINKSLLALGNCINSLADGHRHVPYRDSKLTRLLKDSLGGNCFTIMIANVSPSSMSFEDTYNTLKYATRAKKIKSSLKRNVINVDMNVDHCIQMMENLQTENSALKMENAGLKQENEQLRTELLRARNAPQDAVEPQPPTQLSPSTPLRAASTNIVESENSKLLKELVAEKKELMEREFHLQSCQLGITLRREQKMGYEARLSVLYVDTPTKDEARRKLKEQVQRYEKRELCTKMEIDENRKKQQMVDERIKDLMEAHVDLSGEWKECETEMKCLTLTYERDLAFREKTIVLDAYRNHASLVENMAEFMTPLFMAVGGADEAPERIKRQHKELVAAYEGKKGLRWPDEENLPEFDSGLSSLTSVHGGENTRPAKRKIKTDNQTSFDSTFTLQNSAQTKVHNGPSTSATVAKGFKSPANRMPKMSPRKRIQVRTSPRQQFRPASVRTIANSKKGAPKAMPERPRFRM, from the exons ATGTTAAGCCACAAACTAAACAGAACCCCAAATATGGTAAAGAGTAAGAACGAGCCCCTCACGTCGAGGCGAAAGGTTTCGATGGTTAAGAATGGGGTCGTCAATAGAATCAGCAAGGCCCTGACTCGACCCTTATCAAATAAATCAGTTCCCGCCTACAATATCAAAGTCATCGTTCGAGTGAGACCTCCTAACAACAAGGAATTACAAGAGAACTACCA TAACGTAGTGAAAGTTATTGACAACCAAACACTGATTTTCGACCCCAAGCAATCAGATGATCCATTTTTCTATCATGGAGTGGAGCAGAAACGCCGAGATTTGCTCAAAAAGGCAAATAAGGATATAACTTTTAACTTTGATAGAATTTTTAGCAACATATCCACGAATATGGAGGTGTTTATGAACAGCACCAAGAGTCTTATTGAGACTCTGATGGAGGGATGCAATTGCTCCGTGTTTGCCTATGGGGCCACTGGGGCTGGAAAGACTTTTACTATGATTG GCAATTCAGAACATCCGGGCATCACCTACTTGACTATGAAGGAACTCTTTGATCGTAAAGAAGAGCTGAGTGCAGAACGTGATTTCAAGCTGATGGCCACTTACATTGAGGTGTACAATGAGCTGGTCAAAGATCTGCTCAATGCCGGCGCCTCTTTAAATTTACGGGAAGACGCCAAATATG GTGTCATGATCCAGGGGGTTAAAGGACACAACATTCACAATCCAGACCAGTTGTTTGAGCTGCTGGAACAGGGCAACAAGAGGAGGACACAGCATCCCACAGATTCCAATGAGGAGAGTAGCAGGTCGCATGCAGTATTCCAGGTTTATATCCAGATGACCTCAAAGGCCACCAAGGAG GTGAGCAGAGCCAAATTAAGCATGATTGATCTGGCGGGCAGTGAGAGGGGCAGCGCCACGGGTTTCGCAGGGGCTCGTTTCAAGGAAGGGGCTAACATCAACAAGTCCCTTTTAGCCCTCGGAAATTGCATTAACAGTTTGGCGGACGGGCACCGTCACGTGCCCTACAG agaTTCAAAACTGACCAGGCTATTAAAGGATAGCTTGGGTGGCAACTGTTTTACCATTATGATCGCCAACGTGTCGCCCTCTTCTATGTCCTTCGAAGATACTTACAATACGTTAAA GTATGCAACAcgagctaaaaaaataaaatcgagtCTAAAGAGAAACGTGATCAACGTGGACATGAATGTCGACCACTGTATCCAAATGATGGAGAATTTGCAAACCGAAAATTCCGCTCTGAAGATGGAAAACGCAGGActgaaacaagaaaatgaACAATTGCGGACCGAATTACTTCGGGCCCGGAATGCTCCACAAGACGCTGTCGAGCCTCAGCCCCCCACTCAGCTGTCACCATCTACTCCTTTGCGTGCAGCTTCTACGAACATCGTAGAAAgtgaaaactcaaaattgttaaaggAATTGGTGGCAGAAAAAAAGGAGCTCATGGAGCGCGAATTTCACCTCCAGAGCTGTCAACTTGGTATCACTCTGAGGCG GGAACAGAAAATGGGATATGAGGCGCGCCTAAGCGTGCTCTACGTAGATACGCCCACTAAGGACGAAGCGCGCAGAAAGCTCAAGGAACAAGTGCAACGTTACGAAAAGAGGGAGTTGTGTACCAAAATGGAAATTGACGAGAATAGGAAGAAACAGCAAATGGTTGACGAGCGCATTAAGGATTTGATGGAGGCGCATGTGGATTTGAGCGGCGAGTGGAAAGAATGCGAGACTGAAATGAAATGTTTGACATTGACATATGAG CGCGACCTGGCTTTCCGCGAAAAAACCATCGTCTTGGACGCGTACCGCAACCACGCTTCCTTGGTCGAAAATATGGCCGAATTCATGACTCCCCTCTTTATGGCGGTTGGTGGGGCTGACGAAGCTCCTGAACGTATCAAACGCCAACACAAAGAGCTAGTAGCGGCCTACGAGGGCAAAAAGGGTCTTCGCTGGCCTGATGAGGAAAATTTGCCGGAGTTCGATTCCG GTCTGAGCTCGTTGACCAGCGTACACGGCGGCGAAAACACGAGGCCGGCCAAACGCAAAATTAAGACCGATAATCAGACCTCTTTTGATTCTACTTTCACTCTCCAAAACTCTGCGCAAACGAAGGTGCACAATGGACCGAGCACGTCGGCGACAGTGGCCAAAG GATTCAAGAGCCCAGCGAACCGAATGCCCAAAATGTCGCCCAGAAAGCGAATCCAGGTCCGGACTTCGCCCCGCCAACAATTTAGGCCCGCCAGTGTGCGAACCATAGCCAACTCTAAGAAGG GAGCGCCTAAAGCTATGCCGGAACGACCGAGATTTAGGATGTAA
- the NELF-B gene encoding negative elongation factor B, which yields MSATKPNDFPLEALKVQGPSYLKAALTSCTDPLKAIEEFQVTNGILLPSLRPMLPLLDLHGVRRLDFHMSVVEALREKLTTHINEIGKLEGKERDNKLRELLQKSFPVIKVKAMRPIVMAILKNIPQIDDHYLKVLVRDRELYNDTDTEVKRQIWKDNQSLFGDEVSPLLSQYITEKENVLFDHQNLSTQFFGPSPKVRRQGEVVQKLAHMIGNSVKLYDMVLQFLRTLFLRTRIVHYCTLRAELLMALHDLEVQDIISIDPCHKFTWCLDACIREKNVDIKRSRELQGFLDNVKRGQEQVLGDLSMTLCDPYAINFLALSAIKILQHLIHNESMPRDNTILILLLRMLALGLSAWVMIDSQDFKEPKLDSQVVTKFLPALMSLMVDDQVRQLSGKLPPDEREAAITVIEHAGPLPDAVEAYIQDSSVASILAMYYTLHVAKSKDRVGLLRILTVLANCKDNRAFEDPFLHSLVHSLIGNPDEFQAEDFCTALFDEFFSAGLQRDNVTRHLLKLLWYVHHKLPVSRLHTLLKTVAPTHQHSEKVHNLYKLLQEKINTQEEATLPAEMDIDINSPLMSVPTPAPYHHVI from the exons atGTCTGCCACAAAACCCAACGACTTTCCCTTAGAAGCCTTAAAAGTTCAAGGGCCCTCATACCTAAAAGCTGCTCTCACAAGCTGCACAGACCCCCTGAAAGCCATTGAAGAGTTCCAG GTGACAAATGGGATCCTACTGCCTTCTTTGCGCCCCATGTTACCATTGCTGGATTTGCATGGTGTAAGGAGACTGGATTTTCACATGTCTGTAGTTGAAGCTCTGCGTGAGAAGCTTACGACTCATATCAATGAGATTGGGAAGCTGGAGGGGAAAGAACGGGATAATAAATTAAGGGAATTATTGCAGAAAAGTTTTCCAGTTATTAAAGTTAAGGCAATGAGGCCCATTGTGATGGCGATTTTGAAGAATATTCCTCAGATTGATGATCATTATTTAAAGGTGTTGGTTAGGGATCGGGAACTCTACAATGATACTG ACACCGAGGTTAAACGTCAGATTTGGAAAGACAACCAGTCATTATTTGGAGATGAAGTCTCCCCATTGTTAAGTCAGTACAtaactgaaaaagaaaatgtccTTTTTGACCATCAGAATTTAAGCACTCAGTTTTTTGGGCCTTCACCAAAG GTCCGTAGGCAAGGTGAGGTGGTTCAGAAACTGGCCCACATGATAGGCAACAGTGTAAAGCTCTATGATATGGTGCTGCAATTCTTGCGTACTCTTTTCCTGAGGACAAGAATTGTGCATTATTGCACCTTAAGGGCGGAGCTTCTGATGGCCCTTCATGACCTTGAAGTACAGGATATTATTTCCATTGATCCATGTCACAAGTTCACTTGGTGCCTTGACGCTTGCATTCGCGAGAAAAATGTGGACATTAAAAGATCAAGGGAGCTGCAGGGCTTTCTGGACAATGTCAAGAGAGGGCAGGAGCAGGTTTTGGGAGACCTGTCTATGACTCTTTGTGATCCTTATGCCATCAACTTTCTAGCTTTGTCTGCCATTAAGATATTGCAGCATTTGATTCACAATGAGAGCATGCCAAGG gataatacaattttaatattgctcTTGAGGATGCTCGCATTAGGGCTGAGTGCCTGGGTTATGATTGATTCTCAAGATTTTAAAGAACCAAAGCTTGATAGTCAGGTTGTTACCAAGTTTCTTCCAGCTTTAATGAGTCTTATGGTGGATGATCAG GTGCGGCAATTGTCAGGTAAACTGCCACCTGATGAGAGAGAGGCAGCAATTACTGTTATAGAGCATGCAGGCCCTCTGCCAGATGCAGTGGAAGCCTACATTCAAGACAGCAGTGTGGCCAGCATTCTTGCCATGTACTATACACTCCATGTAGCAAAATCAAAGGATCGTGTGggtttattgagaattttgacAGTTCTGGCTAATTGCAAGGATAATAGAGCCTTTGAGGACCCATTTTTACATTCCCTTGTGCACTCCTTAATTGGAAATCCTGACGAATTTCAAGCGGAAGATTTCTGTACTGCTTTGTTTGACGAGTTCTTCTCTGCAGGCCTTCAAAGGGACAATGTGACACGGCATCTTTTGAAGCTTTTGTG GTATGTGCACCATAAATTGCCAGTAAGTCGGCTGCACACGCTGCTTAAAACTGTGGCCCCCACTCATCAACATAGTGAAAAGGTGCACAACTTGTATAAATTGCTCCAGGAGAAGATTAATACGCAGGAAGAAGCGACGTTGCCCGCTGAAATGGATATTGATATTAATTCCCCCTTGATGAGTGTCCCTACTCCTGCCCCCTACCATCACGtaatctaa
- the pn gene encoding exopolyphosphatase PRUNE1: MKNFIHFLTNVQSFLRNIPSQSKTVHFTLGNESCDLDSTISALVLGYFIQKTHPDETVIPLLNVIKQDFMLRTENCYVLEKAGISLSDLTFRNEVPLDHIVARHLVKVSLVDHHILAKCDCVFEQFVTQIYDHRPIDKSHVWDENKVKIRIELVGSCCTLIADEILNTNENLLSSALAYLLYQVIIYDTIALKVENHKATPLDIQVAQKLEGLFKFSEDRQSLFDMLWHEHNNISHLTPHQLLKKDLKLVEGIYIPGLPILAEDYLKLETALHAIESFASEYEVSCLLLVGLDASKGTIKRDMAIYFSSPEDRFKSTLLEILEGANFNLERRHTKFTDKILLLHVHNVETSRKQLVPLVKRAWFISRK, encoded by the exons atgaagaattttattcaCTTCTTGACAAATGTCCAATCGTTTCTG CGAAATATACCCTCCCAATCTAAGACCGTACACTTTACTTTGGGGAACGAGTCTTGCGATTTGGATTCAACAATTTCAGCCCTagttttaggatattttatacaaaaaacacACCCCGATGAAACGGTAATTCCCTTATTAAATGTAATCAAACAGGACTTTATGCTACGCACCGAAAACTGTTATGTGCTTGAGAAGGCAGGGATTTCTCTGTCAGATTTAACATTTCG CAATGAGGTGCCTTTGGACCATATAGTTGCAAGGCATTTAGTGAAAGTGTCTTTGGTCGATCATCATATTTTGGCCAAATGTGACTGCGTTTTTGAGCAGTTTGTAACGCAGATCTATGACCATAGACCTATTGATAAAAGCCACGTTTGGGATGAAAACAAAGTGAAAATTCGCATTGAACTTGTAGGGTCTTGTTGCACTTTGATTGCtgatgaaattttgaacaccAATGAAAACCTCTTAAGCTCAGCTTTAGCCTACTTGTTATACC AAGTGATCATCTATGATACCATAGCATTGAAAGTGGAAAATCACAAAGCTACACCTTTGGACATTCAGGTAGCTCAAAAGCTTGAAGGACTGTTTAAATTCTCTGAAGATCGACAGAGCCTTTTTGATATGCTATGGCATGAACATAATAACATATCCCATCTCACTCCCCATCAATTGCTTAAAAAAGACTTAAAACTGGTTGAAGGAATCTACATACCTGGTCTTCCCATCCTCGCTGAAGATTACTTAAAACTAGAAACTGCATTGCATGCCATTGAAAGTTTTGCTTCCGAATATGAG GTCTCATGTTTGCTGCTTGTGGGTTTGGATGCTTCAAAGGGGACCATAAAACGGGATATGGCAATTTACTTTAGCAGTCCAGAAGATAGATTTAAGAGTACCTTACTGGAGATTTTGGAGGGAGCAAACTTCAATCTGGAAAGACGCCATACCAAGTTCAcagataaaattttgttgcttCATGTCCACAACGTCGAAACATCTAGAAAACAGTTGGTTCCTTTAGTGAAAAGGGCGTGGTtcatttcaagaaaataa
- the eIF1 gene encoding eukaryotic translation initiation factor eIF1, producing the protein MSIQNLNTFDPFADASKGADDDVQDGLVHIRIQQRNGRKTLTTVQGLSSEYDLKKIVRACKKEFACNGTVIEHPEYGEVLQLQGDQRENICQWLTKAGLAKPDQLKVHGF; encoded by the exons ATGTCCATCCAGAATTTAAACACATTCG ACCCCTTTGCTGATGCCAGTAAGGGTGCTGATGATGACGTACAGGACGGACTAGTCCACATTAGGATCCAGCAGCGGAACGGCCGTAAAACCCTAACTACAGTGCAAGGACTCTCTTCTGAGTATGACCTAAAGAAGATAGTGCGAGCCTGCAAAAAGGAGTTCGCTTGCAATGGGACTGTGATCGAGCACCCTGAGTACGGTGAGGTGTTGCAGTTGCAGGGTGATCAGCGAGAGAACATCTGCCAGTGGCTCACCAAAGCCGGATTGGCCAAGCCTGATCAGCTCAAAGTGCATGGTTTCTAA
- the LOC136411344 gene encoding three prime repair exonuclease 2 yields the protein MLLTFLRRNALSWGSQSMSRIKTFAFLDLETTGLPFYESNRTKITELTMSTVLADHLNLGVVPRVQNKLTLCFNPQKLVSADSEKITNLSNETLQHLAPFTSATVEMINNFLKHSPKPVCLVAHYGNKFDFPILRTAILKTGVGLMEDIACIDSIETFRELHERSYAEASEEVPLEFQDGFDELLCKVMDDFDETQTKLQGSKRPLDVQKINETTPERKIKNENMGTLSKEIVSNAKKPRMLTSKKSIHFDTSFKLVDVFERLTKQKAIGAHQAENDVNMLMMCAATLGEQFTTWADRNKRKFSDIPEMKPGRVIGR from the exons ATGCTTTTAACCTTCCTACGCCGCAACGCTTTGTCTTGGGGATCCCAAAGCATGTCCCGAATCAAAACCTTCGCTTTCCTAGACTTAGAAACCACAGGCCTGCCTTTTTATGAGAGTAACAGAACCAAGATCACAGAGCTCACTATGTCTACAGTGCTAGCTGATCATTTAAACCTGGGAGTAGTTCCCCGAGTGCAAAATAAGCTGACACTATGCTTTAACCCTCAAAAACTTGTCTCTGCTGATAGtgagaaaattacaaatttgtcCAACGAGACTCTTCAACATTTGGCTCCATTCACAAGCGCAACAGTTGAAATGATTAATAACTTTCTGAAGCATAGCCCTAAGCCAGTATGTTTAGTTGCTCATTATGGGAATAAGTTTGATTTCCCAATACTACGAActgcaattttgaaaactggaGTTGGTTTAATGGAGGATATTGCCTGCATTGACTCGATAGAGACTTTTAGAGAGTTACATGAAAGAAGCTATGCTGAAGCGAGTGAAGAAGTTCCATTGGAATTTCAAGATGGCTTTGATGAACTGCTCTGCAAGGTTATGGATGACTTTGATGAAACTCAGACAAAACTACAAGGGAGTAAACGGCCTTTGGATgtacagaaaataaatgagACAACTCCAGAAAGGAAGATTAAGAATGAGAATATGGGCACACTCTCCAAAGAGATTGTTAGTAATGCCAAAAAACCACGCATGCTAACGTCCAAAAAAAGTATACATTTTGA CActagttttaaattagtagatgTATTTGAAAGACTGACAAAACAGAAAGCGATTGGAGCCCATCAAGCTGAAAATGATGTTAATATGTTGATGATGTGTGCGGCCACCTTGGGGGAACAGTTCACCACATGGGCAGAtagaaacaaaagaaagttttcAGATATTCCAGAAATGAAGCCTGGACGAGTAATTGGGAGGTAA